In Musa acuminata AAA Group cultivar baxijiao chromosome BXJ3-9, Cavendish_Baxijiao_AAA, whole genome shotgun sequence, a single genomic region encodes these proteins:
- the LOC135648766 gene encoding tropinone reductase homolog At5g06060-like isoform X2 yields the protein MEGGDQKCDDNQAVGRWTLVGTTALVTGGTKGIGHAIVEELARFGAAVHTCSRNEAELNECLQQWRALNLKITGSICDVSSDVEREKLMQTVNSVFHGKLHILVNNAGTVIWKPVVEQTPEDYRRIISTNLDSAFHLSQLAHPLLKASGRGCIVNISSIAGFVAIDSASVYAATKGALNQLTRSLACEWAKDNIRVNCVAPAYIRTPLIQTLSEDEEFVAREARRVPLGRLGEPEEVAAVVAFLCLPASGYVDGQVIIVDGGRTVNGNN from the exons atGGAGGGTGGCGACCAGAAGTGCGACGATAACCAAGCGGTGGGGAGATGGACTCTTGTAGGAACAACAGCTTTGGTCACCGGAGGCACTAAAGGAATCGG ACATGCCATAGTAGAAGAACTAGCTAGATTTGGTGCAGCCGTCCATACCTGCTCTCGAAACGAAGCGGAGCTCAACGAGTGCTTGCAACAATGGAGAGCTTTGAACCTCAAGATCACCGGCTCCATCTGCGACGTCTCATCTGACGTCGAGAGGGAGAAACTGATGCAGACTGTGAACTCCGTCTTCCATGGAAAGCTCCATATCTTG GTAAACAATGCCGGGACGGTGATTTGGAAACCGGTGGTGGAGCAGACCCCAGAGGACTACAGACGTATCATTAGCACCAACTTGGACTCTGCCTTCCATCTGAGCCAGCTTGCCCATCCTCTTCTCAAGGCGTCAGGAAGAGGCTGCATCGTCAACATCTCCTCCATCGCTGGCTTCGTCGCCATCGATTCTGCATCCGTCTATGCAGCAACTAAAG GAGCACTGAACCAGCTGACGAGGAGCCTTGCTTGCGAGTGGGCAAAGGACAACATTCGAGTTAACTGCGTCGCTCCCGCGTACATCAGAACTCCACTCATTCAGACC CTATCCGAAGACGAAGAGTTCGTAGCGAGGGAGGCTCGTCGCGTTCCTCTGGGGCGGCTGGGTGAGCCAGAAGAGGTGGCGGCCGTGGTGGCTTTCCTCTGCCTCCCCGCTTCCGGCTACGTCGATGGCCAAGTCATCATCGTGGATGGAGGTCGGACTGTGAACGGCAACAATTGA
- the LOC135648766 gene encoding tropinone reductase homolog At5g06060-like isoform X1, with translation MEGGDQKCDDNQAVGRWTLVGTTALVTGGTKGIGHAIVEELARFGAAVHTCSRNEAELNECLQQWRALNLKITGSICDVSSDVEREKLMQTVNSVFHGKLHILVNNAGTVIWKPVVEQTPEDYRRIISTNLDSAFHLSQLAHPLLKASGRGCIVNISSIAGFVAIDSASVYAATKGALNQLTRSLACEWAKDNIRVNCVAPAYIRTPLIQTVMLSEDEEFVAREARRVPLGRLGEPEEVAAVVAFLCLPASGYVDGQVIIVDGGRTVNGNN, from the exons atGGAGGGTGGCGACCAGAAGTGCGACGATAACCAAGCGGTGGGGAGATGGACTCTTGTAGGAACAACAGCTTTGGTCACCGGAGGCACTAAAGGAATCGG ACATGCCATAGTAGAAGAACTAGCTAGATTTGGTGCAGCCGTCCATACCTGCTCTCGAAACGAAGCGGAGCTCAACGAGTGCTTGCAACAATGGAGAGCTTTGAACCTCAAGATCACCGGCTCCATCTGCGACGTCTCATCTGACGTCGAGAGGGAGAAACTGATGCAGACTGTGAACTCCGTCTTCCATGGAAAGCTCCATATCTTG GTAAACAATGCCGGGACGGTGATTTGGAAACCGGTGGTGGAGCAGACCCCAGAGGACTACAGACGTATCATTAGCACCAACTTGGACTCTGCCTTCCATCTGAGCCAGCTTGCCCATCCTCTTCTCAAGGCGTCAGGAAGAGGCTGCATCGTCAACATCTCCTCCATCGCTGGCTTCGTCGCCATCGATTCTGCATCCGTCTATGCAGCAACTAAAG GAGCACTGAACCAGCTGACGAGGAGCCTTGCTTGCGAGTGGGCAAAGGACAACATTCGAGTTAACTGCGTCGCTCCCGCGTACATCAGAACTCCACTCATTCAGACCGTAATG CTATCCGAAGACGAAGAGTTCGTAGCGAGGGAGGCTCGTCGCGTTCCTCTGGGGCGGCTGGGTGAGCCAGAAGAGGTGGCGGCCGTGGTGGCTTTCCTCTGCCTCCCCGCTTCCGGCTACGTCGATGGCCAAGTCATCATCGTGGATGGAGGTCGGACTGTGAACGGCAACAATTGA